The Winslowiella toletana region TCGTTCAGTCTTCCGGGCATCATTCCCACCACAACTGCTGCAATGGGAGCACCGGGGCCGCTGGCTGCGACCCTTCCAAGTCCTGTAGCCATCTCACCAAGTTTTACTGCCCATGTTCCTGTTGTAATGGCTTTTCCACCCACCAGCCCAAGCACACTGGCTCCTTCAACCGCCATCTGAGCGTTAGCAGCACTTGTGGCTGCTGCTGTTGCACGCTGGTATTCGACCTCCTCATGATTACCGAACCACCATTTATACAGGGCGCTTCGCTTTTTCGGCTTTGGAATATCTTCTGCAGCTTTCTTTTTCCTGGCTGTCTGAGCGTGCTGGACAACATCATTATCTGATACAGGATCAGCAGGGGGAACGGCCTGATAAAATGCCATCACAGCGAAATTGGTATGAGGTTCCTGATCTTCTCCGGCATCATTACAGCCCTCACCCCGCAGGCAGGATTTGGCGAACACACGATTGCGGTCACGTGCTTCAGCAAGTTGTTTGGCTTTTTCTTCTTCTGCGGCCTTACGTTCAGCACCCCATGCTGCAAGGGCTGCAATGGAAGGATCCGGGCCTCTACCAACCCATTGTCCGGCAGGCGCAATAATCCAGTTCGACCCGGAAGGGCAACCGCAGTGCACAATTGATCCGTCTACCGCCGCTATTTTTCCATTATTGGTATCACGGGGTTCACCGGATACGATAACCCCAACCTCACCACATTTGGGGCATCGGGTAGTTTTATCACCAACACGGACAACCCTTCGTCCGTGCTCGATATCATTGGACATTGAGGCGATACATTCAGCACCCGAGGCTGTTTTATCCCCCTCCAGTGCCGTGCCTCGCCCATAACAGGTAGAACGATTTCCCATTACGCCACCTCGCTGGATGGCAGGAAATCTTCTGGCATCGTTTCTCCTTCACGCCCGACAATCATTGGCCCATGGCACAAAGTGCTGATAATCTCATCACCGTTATCCAGACGGCTACCAACGAGCGCCACACTGCGGGCATTGACTTCACTTCTCTTACCCGCTCCCGTTATAATTTTCGCAGTTCTGCCATCCGCATAAACAACCTCATCACCTTGCAGTGCAACATTCAATTTTGTTCCATCTGAAAGTTCGATCTGATTTCCATTCCAGGAGGCATGAACCGTTCCGCCCTCCCTGGTGTGGCTACCCTCCACAGCAATACGGTACAGGGCCGTAACAGGATGCTGGCGGCAATATTCCTGCTGTCCGGCGATAAGCGCACGCGCCTGATCATTCATCCCGGCCAGTTGTTCCGCCGTAAACGGTGATTGCTCCATTGTTGACAGCAGTTCCGATGTCAGTTCGTTGGTATATTGACGTCTCATTCCCTTTTCCTTGTCATTTCCATGGTCTAACTGATGCAATTCTAACCGATTTGTGATTTAACTTAAAAGAGATGGTTGTCATAGAGTTATAAAATCAATATCAAAACGGCAGTGATGGTATATTCAGATTAAAGCATAAAATATTCTACTGTAGCTTCACTAATCCGGCTGAATTCAAATACCCAGCGTTTGTAACTGTTTTACTGTCTGCTGCTTGTCCAAATCGCCATTGGTCCTTTTTTTATATTATATAAACATTCTAAGATAATAAATATTAACTAATGGACATAAATTATATTCCAATAATGAAATCCAGTAATGATAAAGTTGTGGATTAAATTAAATGAAATAGCTTCATTTATAAAATCGCAGAAGAAATACAGTTTTTAAAACAGAAAAGATAAAATAACGATTAAGCTAACAAAGCTCAGATTTAAATTTCGACATCGTATAGACTCACGCTTTTATCGATAAACTGGAAAGCCCGGATGAAGGATGTCTGGCGCGGAATACGTGATAATGATCTGTATTTATAAATCGATCCCAGCCAGATGGGCCAAATTCGAGAGCCTCACTCAGCGAAACCTGAGCGGGATTTTTGCTTTTCCATGCATCTGCCATCGCCGGCCCGCGCGACTGTTGCCCCGCTAAATGTAATTTTCTTTCTCGATCTTCAGCCGACAACTCCAATTGGTAAGTACAGTTTATGCAACTGGTTTACCATTGCCAGATTGTGTCATACCGCCATCAACGATACCCTAGCCCTAAATACTATCAGGATGTCCCTTCATGCCAGCCAAGAGAAAGAACGATCCGGAAGGACTTAAAAAACGCATTGTTGCCGGAGCACTGAAAACCTTTGCTGAATTTGGTATGCAGGGCGCACGGCTGGAACAGATTGCAGAACAGGCCGAAACCACCAAGCGGATGGTGGTTTATCACTTTGGCAGCAAGGAAAACCTCTATATCGAGGTGCTTGAGCATGTCTATCAGCAAATTCGTCAGCATGAAACCAGCCTGAACCTGTCAGCACTGGCGCCAGAAGAAGCGATGACCAAGCTGGTGGAAGAGAGCTTTGACTATCATGCTACTCATCCCGATTTTATTCGTCTGGTATGCAGCGAGAACCTGTTACGTGGCCGCTATATCAGCCAGTCTGAACGCATACAGTCCCTGAATAAGAGTGCGGTAGATGTGCTTGAGGATATTCTTAACCGTGGGCGCGCGGCAGGTTTATTCCGCGACGATCTGGAA contains the following coding sequences:
- a CDS encoding TetR/AcrR family transcriptional regulator — protein: MPAKRKNDPEGLKKRIVAGALKTFAEFGMQGARLEQIAEQAETTKRMVVYHFGSKENLYIEVLEHVYQQIRQHETSLNLSALAPEEAMTKLVEESFDYHATHPDFIRLVCSENLLRGRYISQSERIQSLNKSAVDVLEDILNRGRAAGLFRDDLETIDVHRLLSSICVHHVSNHYTFSTLFTRDRSDADIAARNRQLAVTATLRYIRHD
- a CDS encoding S-type pyocin domain-containing protein, with translation MGNRSTCYGRGTALEGDKTASGAECIASMSNDIEHGRRVVRVGDKTTRCPKCGEVGVIVSGEPRDTNNGKIAAVDGSIVHCGCPSGSNWIIAPAGQWVGRGPDPSIAALAAWGAERKAAEEEKAKQLAEARDRNRVFAKSCLRGEGCNDAGEDQEPHTNFAVMAFYQAVPPADPVSDNDVVQHAQTARKKKAAEDIPKPKKRSALYKWWFGNHEEVEYQRATAAATSAANAQMAVEGASVLGLVGGKAITTGTWAVKLGEMATGLGRVAASGPGAPIAAVVVGMMPGRLNDGEQDFIDRIRLEQMREAPSRVRYTWEQDDKGNPVPHGWHTPPGKDRVRVRKMEWDSSRKAYTFTTEEDPRITIIWTPDSSGVNVPSNTGNQNPVRIPNPVVVDPLPEDTGIEATTSPVPEEKGFADYILILPLPNIPPIYVYLSSVLKGKEAAEAARKLGYDRRISADKVPFNSHGQPAFFNGKDYITPDVDGHNVSYGWKKISKKGVRLGTYDKDLNRIKG